TGGCcatcctgctctgctctctcttgcAGGTGTCCACTTCACAGGGTTCCTGATCATGCCCTTGGACAGCCACCCCTTCTCGGTCTCCGGTCTGGCCAGACTCTGCAAACCTGCTTCCGCAATGGGTGGGTTGTGAGTGCTGGTAAGATCTGCTAGCCAACATTCGGCTTCTCTGCTCTCCCTGTGCCTGGCCTGCCCGGCCCATTCCTGTTCTTTTCTCCCCTGTGCTCGCCACTGTCTGCCGCCGTCGCCCCTGGGGCCACCCTTCTCCTGACCTTGCCACCGCTCAGGTAACGAGGAGCTGTGGGCCCAGCCAGCCTTGGAGATGCCGAAAAGACGGGACATCCTTGCGATCGTCCTCATCGTACTGCCCTGGACGCTGCTAGTCACCGTGTGGCACCAGAGCACCATCGCGCCTCTGCTCACCACGCACAAGGGTGAGCCCCCCAACCTCTggccccccgccccagccaggCTTCTGTCATAAGAATGACCACAGCCAACACTGATGGagttcatattttcatttatgaGGCAGCTGAGAGGAGCCATAGGATGGTCCAGGCCAATGACCTTACCTTTATGGAGGTCTTGGTGCTTTCGGGAATCTGGTGAAAGCCAccacacacatgtatgcacagagacacacacatgcacaactCTGCATCCAGTCTCAGGATGTGTGAGGATTGTTTGCTCTAAGCTGTGGGTAGTGAAGGATAAGGATGGACAGGGTTTCTGGCCTGTGTTTTAAAACCATTCAGGGAGAGCATATTGTTTGCTCCTTTTTCCTGTTTAGGCAACCCTAACCTAGTCAGTCCTACCTAGTGAGAATAGGCCCGGCTAGAGAAAAAGGCCCACAAAGCACTCGTGGATGAACAGGCTGGAGCCAGGTTCTCCTGGCTCTGAGTCCGGAGTTTTCCCCTCCACCAGGCTGCCTTTCCTTCTCACACAGGGCTCCCCATACCCTGGCCCCTTCCATGTGCCCCATATATGGCCTACCCCCTCATTCTTTGGGCTCTCATCTCACACTCTTCTGCCCTCCAATGTACTCCATGCACGTACAGACTCAGTACTCTAAGGCAGCAATTCTCCTATTGAAACGTGCATCATATTACAGGATAAAATACAAAAGCACCCAGGCCCAtcccagagaaagagaggatgggTCTGGAGTAGGGCCTGCAAATCCACATGTAGCTCATAACCCCGAGTGATTTGGATGCCGGCAGTAGTCAAGAATCATAGTCGGAAGGCAGGCTGCTCCACAGTTATGCAGTGGGTCCTGCTCAGCCCCAGCAGTTCCTGAAGCTTCCATGAGGAAGATTTTCCAGGCTGAAGATCAAGGAATTCCCACTGTCCAATGCTGGGCACTTAGAGCCTCTCCTGACATTTATCCTCCAACTTCTCTCTTTGGTGCTCTTCATTTTGGAACTGTTATCCTACAACTACATCATTCCAGAAGGGTTAAAGCTACCATATACCAAGTGACATAGTATCATGTGGATTCCATTCTTGGCAGAGCTCTAGGGTCAGAGGTGTCAGAATGTTTTACTAAGCCCTGATGATAGTGCCTGAGGATGGGGAGCTGGCATTCTGTCTCCTCAGAGTATGCCAAGAGGGCTGAAGGAAAGCTGCAGTGAAATCATGTCAGGGTGGCCAGGAGGCCTTTGTGACTCAAAGGTTGCAGAAGCCCTGGAGCCAGCACAAAGAGCTAAGCTCACGCTGTGGCCAGGTCAGAAGGCATGGAGAACGTTCCCAGGGCCCAGACCCGCCTGTTTGGGAGGACTTGAATGGAACAAAGGTGGGGAAGATGGCTCTGAATCTTTcttcccaggcctcagtttcaCTGACTGCAGGATAAATAAACCCTTATATATATCTTGGTCAGAATCCCCATCATCCACCTCTCTTTCCTCAACTCTGTTATGTTTTCCCAGTTTGACCCCAAAACCGCTCCAAAAAGTCGCCTTTGATCAACAGAGGCTGAGCATTCACACCCCGGGGGCAGTGTGTCTCCCTCCCTGGTGCAGACTCCTCGCTATCGCTGTATGTCTTACTGTGCCGTTGGCCTATGTGAACTCCCCAAGAGCCCAGAGCCGGTCTTCTGGGTTCATCTGTACCTCCTCCCAGAGCCCAGCGGCACACCTCATAcgaccaccacacacacacaccccatctgCAAAGAACAGcgatgggaaggaagggaggtgaCAGAATGGCTGATTCCCAGCATCCTCCCTGGAACCATACTTCTACCCAATGGTGAGAATGCTCTTCTCCGGCTGCATGAAGCCATGCAGATGTAGGGCTGGCAACTGTCTTCCCTAGCAGTGTTCTGGGTCCTTTACATCTATTGACTCAATCCATAGAGTAACTCAATAAAGTTAATTCTATTATTGGCTCCATATTGCAGTTGCTAACATTGAGGCACCAGAAgctaagtgacctgcccaagggcAATAGTAAGTGATAGAACTGGACAGGGTCTGAGCCTGGGCACTCACATTCCTAGGTATGTCCTCTGACCCGTACCACCTCCTGCTGAGATGCTGTAAGAGCAGTGAGGGCCACAGAGTTGTTCAAACAGAAAGACATAACTTGAAGAGGAGGGGCTCATTAAAAACAAGAATACCAATGCCGCTGATTTCTCCTCTGGACAGAACTACTAGCGTCAGTAATGAGAAAAATGTCCAGGATCTAGAAAAAGCTTGGTTAGAGCTGCCCCAACCGAAACAGGTTGCCCTCAAGGAGGAATGGGTTCCCCAGGACTGTGAGTGTTTCACCAGAGGCCAGAACTCCACAATGTCCCACACACCGTCCCTCATGGTGTCTTGGGGAGTAATGCATAAACACTAGCTGGATGTTAGCACAGTTGGGATCAGTGGTCGAGTTAGTCTCCCAGATGGCTGGATGAGTCCAAAAGTACAGATCAGGAGATGACATCGGAGCAACAGAAGAGCTAAAACAGGTTCCCGCTCTGTCTTCCTGTGTAGGCTAAAATTTAAGAACATCTAAAAGTACAAACAACAGGTTCAGGATTCAAAATTATCTTGACAACTATAGGCATGACCCTGGAAGAAAACGTGATAATTAAGTATGAAATTCTGCACCAAGACTCCTAAGACCAGGAAGGGAGAGGCCCCACTTAAGTAGAAACTTGTGAAAAATCGGGCTGAGCCACCCTCAGGCTCGTGGGGTGCACAGTGTGCCGCGTCTAGGAAAGCCCCAACACTGCGCTTGGGCCCTGTGGCATCTACACCAGTACGGGTGGCAGCGCTGTGGTGCTGGGCAACCCCAGTCCTGGGCGGGGCCGCTGGGGTGGCAAGTGCAGGCAGATGGGGAGGGCTCTAGGGTGGGAAGCGTCAGGACACTTTGTCATATAAAACCCAACACATTTAGGAAGTGAGAAGGCAGCCTTGGAACTTGGCCAGCCACACTCAAATAGCTACAGAGCTGTCAAAtgtgagaaggagggagaggttaTTTCTGTGTAATTTCGGGAGTCAGAACTAGGAAAATGCCCGAGAGCATTCCAGAGATGCAGCTTTCTGGGTGAGCTTACAAGCTTAGAGCCCCAGGCAGGTTTCCCATGACAATCCTGCAGAAGGAGCAGAGAGGTTCGTCTTAGCAGGGTGGGCGGCCTCCGGCCCAGTACCTGAGGCCAGAGCCGGGCCTGCGCGGCCGGTCCCCACACCGTGTGTCTCCCAACCCCACAGATGACGGCAGCGACCCCCGGCGCGATGCGCCCCCGGGCGCCGACCCCAGGGAGTACTGCATGTCGGACCGCGACATCGTGGAGGTGGTGCGCACGGAGTACGTGTACACGCGGCCCCCGCCGTGGTCGGACACGCTGCCCACCATCCACGTGGTGACGCCCACCTACAGCCGCCCGGTGCAGAAGGCCGAGCTGACGCGCATGGCCAACACGCTGCTGCACGTGCCCAACCTGCACTGGCTGGTGGTGGAGGACGCACCGCGCCGGACGCCGCTCACCGCGCGCCTGCTGCGCGACACCGGCCTCAACTACACGCATCTGCACGTGGAGACGCCCCGCAACTACAAGCTGCGCGGCGACGCCCGCGACCCGCGCATCCCGCGGGGCACCATGCAGCGCAACCTGGCCCTTCGCTGGCTGCGCGAGACTTTCCCGCGCAACTCCAGCCAACCCGGCGTCGTGTACTTCGCCGACGACGACAACACCTACAGTCTGGAGCTCTTTGAGGAGGTGTGGGACCAGGCAGAAGGCGGGGAAGGGGCGGGAGGATGCCGGCGCAGGGCCTCTGGTGTGGGGCCCCTTGGAATGGGCACATAGAGAAACCatagggttggggtgggggggcgggtgccAACTGGGGTCAGTGTAGACTGCAGGGAACCaggaaagggatggaaaaaacTCGCTGCAAGTTTCAGCAGTCATCCCTGGTTAAAGGGAAGAAAGTGGGTGGTGGAGCTCTTAGACCAAAGTCTTTGCCTTAGAGGCATTGTCTCAGCGAAGGCCTCGAGGGGGTCTAGATTCTATGTGGAACAGTTTGTTCTTGGGGTTTGTGAGTCATGGGAgtctggggcaggggaaggagtcATTTTAGACTCTAAATTAGGAAGATGGAGGTTTTGCAGGAGAGAAAGCTGGGCTGCCAAGTCTTGTGGAGAAGCAGCATGTCAGCTGGGTGAGAGGTCAGGCCTTGTCCACAGTGAGGCAGGTTACCCTGTAGATGCCCACCATGGAGAATGCATCTGGAGACAGGGCTGGGCTGGATCCCCTGGTACGGCTTCAGATGGCCTGTCTGCATAGAGCTCATCGATTTCCCCTTCTCTGGGGCCAGGCTCCATTCCCCATCAGCAGTCCCACGTGTCCTGACTCTGGATCCCCTCTTGTAGATGCGCAGCACCAGGAGGGTGTCTGTGTGGCCCGTTGCCTTCGTTGGTGGCCTTCGGTACGAGGCCCCACGGGTCAACGGGGCAGGGAAGGTGGTCGGCTGGAAGACAGTGTTCGACCCGCACCGACCATTTGCAATAGACATGGCTGGATTTGCTGTCAACCTGAGGCTCATTCTACAGCGTAGCCAGGCCTACTTCAAGCTGCGTGGCGTGAAAGGAGGCTACCAGGAAAGCAGCCTCCTCCGAGAACTTGTTACCCTCAATGACCTGGAGCCCAAGGCAGCGAACTGCACCAAGGTAAACCCTCCCAGAACTGACAGCTATAATGCAAGCTTTTTCCAGCCCATCCAAACCCTCCTACAgatcagagggaaggaaataaagacctcaAAACAGCCCTGCAAAGGACCAGCCTAGAGCCATGCCTTCCTCAGGAAGGTAGCTTATCCTGTCAGAGGCCATCACACTAAAGTCAAGCAGGGAAATACAGAGGGTGGTGGTCAGTGAGCAGGGCCAAGGGTTGCCTTCCCTCCCAAACCTCAAAAGAGCTAGGCTCCACGACCGCCCTGCCAGACAAGTGTTCACGTATGTACAAACACATGCTTGCCtgggtgcatgcacacacacccgggcgcacacatgcatgcatgcacgcggACACACACACTGCTTCTAGTTTGGATTTCTCCAGCTAGGGCCTGAACTATCACTTGGCTGAGCCAAAGCCTCCTGAAAATTCCTCCCTCTCTAGAGAGACCTATGAAGAAACAGGGGAAGACGAAAAGCAAGAGGAGATCTTGGAACTGACTTGTCTATCTTTTGTAGCTACGCACTTTTTGTTTCCAACAGATATTTTGAATGCATCATTTATGTATAAACAGCAAGAATGAGGGGGGGTaggtaaaaataaagaacaatggaGAAAATCTTGATGGAACAAGGACAGAACAGGAGGGGCAGGAAAAGTACTTGCGGAGCGTGGG
Above is a genomic segment from Halichoerus grypus chromosome 11, mHalGry1.hap1.1, whole genome shotgun sequence containing:
- the B3GAT1 gene encoding galactosylgalactosylxylosylprotein 3-beta-glucuronosyltransferase 1 isoform X1; the protein is MPLDSHPFSVSGLARLCKPASAMGNEELWAQPALEMPKRRDILAIVLIVLPWTLLVTVWHQSTIAPLLTTHKDDGSDPRRDAPPGADPREYCMSDRDIVEVVRTEYVYTRPPPWSDTLPTIHVVTPTYSRPVQKAELTRMANTLLHVPNLHWLVVEDAPRRTPLTARLLRDTGLNYTHLHVETPRNYKLRGDARDPRIPRGTMQRNLALRWLRETFPRNSSQPGVVYFADDDNTYSLELFEEMRSTRRVSVWPVAFVGGLRYEAPRVNGAGKVVGWKTVFDPHRPFAIDMAGFAVNLRLILQRSQAYFKLRGVKGGYQESSLLRELVTLNDLEPKAANCTKILVWHTRTEKPVLVNEGKKGFTDPTVEI
- the B3GAT1 gene encoding galactosylgalactosylxylosylprotein 3-beta-glucuronosyltransferase 1 isoform X3; the protein is MPKRRDILAIVLIVLPWTLLVTVWHQSTIAPLLTTHKDDGSDPRRDAPPGADPREYCMSDRDIVEVVRTEYVYTRPPPWSDTLPTIHVVTPTYSRPVQKAELTRMANTLLHVPNLHWLVVEDAPRRTPLTARLLRDTGLNYTHLHVETPRNYKLRGDARDPRIPRGTMQRNLALRWLRETFPRNSSQPGVVYFADDDNTYSLELFEEMRSTRRVSVWPVAFVGGLRYEAPRVNGAGKVVGWKTVFDPHRPFAIDMAGFAVNLRLILQRSQAYFKLRGVKGGYQESSLLRELVTLNDLEPKAANCTKILVWHTRTEKPVLVNEGKKGFTDPTVEI
- the B3GAT1 gene encoding galactosylgalactosylxylosylprotein 3-beta-glucuronosyltransferase 1 isoform X2, translated to MPLDSHPFSVSGLARLCKPASAMGNEELWAQPALEMPKRRDILAIVLIVLPWTLLVTVWHQSTIAPLLTTHKDDGSDPRRDAPPGADPREYCMSDRDIVEVVRTEYVYTRPPPWSDTLPTIHVVTPTYSRPVQKAELTRMANTLLHVPNLHWLVVEDAPRRTPLTARLLRDTGLNYTHLHVETPRNYKLRGDARDPRIPRGTMQRNLALRWLRETFPRNSSQPGVVYFADDDNTYSLELFEERSQAYFKLRGVKGGYQESSLLRELVTLNDLEPKAANCTKILVWHTRTEKPVLVNEGKKGFTDPTVEI